The following coding sequences lie in one Psychrilyobacter atlanticus DSM 19335 genomic window:
- a CDS encoding XRE family transcriptional regulator, with translation MDKFNVNEEQRDLLGKLIREKRLEKGLSQGQLAYKTGINNADIHRLEKGDKKKINPYYLRRVAEALDLDYKILYKMVDYLDEENTSQNLVNPLGITVIELPVYGAASAGGGAINMGNVVRKESFILLQGETMPKGAFAVEVSGDSMYPTLLDGDIAVVDPDCHDLDLNDEICLVTYEGQEYIKRVSDNENFINLMSDNSNRTIYKDIIILKTEDTDFKCHGIVVESKRKHKKTKKSL, from the coding sequence ATGGATAAGTTTAATGTTAATGAAGAACAGAGAGATCTGTTAGGAAAATTGATTAGAGAAAAAAGATTAGAGAAAGGATTAAGCCAAGGTCAATTGGCATATAAAACAGGAATTAATAATGCTGATATACATCGTTTAGAAAAAGGGGATAAGAAAAAAATTAATCCTTACTATCTAAGAAGAGTAGCTGAAGCATTAGATTTAGATTATAAAATATTGTATAAAATGGTTGATTATTTAGATGAAGAAAATACTTCTCAAAATTTGGTTAATCCTCTAGGAATAACAGTTATAGAATTACCAGTTTATGGAGCTGCTTCAGCAGGTGGAGGAGCTATCAATATGGGGAACGTAGTTAGAAAAGAAAGTTTTATTCTTTTACAAGGTGAAACTATGCCTAAAGGAGCTTTTGCAGTAGAAGTTTCAGGTGATTCAATGTACCCAACTTTATTAGATGGAGATATTGCCGTAGTAGATCCAGATTGTCATGACTTGGATCTTAATGATGAAATATGTTTAGTAACTTACGAAGGCCAAGAATATATTAAGAGAGTTTCAGATAATGAAAATTTCATAAACTTGATGAGCGATAATTCAAATAGAACTATTTATAAAGACATTATTATTTTAAAAACTGAAGATACTGATTTTAAATGCCATGGAATAGTTGTTGAAAGTAAAAGAAAACATAAGAAAACAAAAAAGTCGTTATAA
- a CDS encoding DUF2321 domain-containing protein, which translates to MKKLVKVKVRNLMSAICEKGHLQTSTLERVEDFCGDLCTKCNSKVLTHCTCGSPIKGGLLAVNANPNFTHARQPRYMESQEIPNYCPDCGKAYPWVENFLAKYKNIL; encoded by the coding sequence ATGAAAAAATTAGTAAAAGTAAAGGTAAGAAATTTAATGTCTGCTATCTGTGAAAAAGGACATCTTCAAACTTCTACACTTGAAAGAGTAGAGGATTTTTGTGGTGATCTATGTACCAAGTGTAATAGTAAAGTTTTAACTCACTGTACATGTGGCTCACCTATCAAAGGCGGCCTTTTAGCTGTGAATGCTAATCCTAATTTTACTCATGCTCGACAACCTCGATATATGGAGAGTCAAGAAATACCAAATTACTGCCCTGACTGCGGTAAAGCTTATCCATGGGTTGAAAATTTCCTAGCAAAATATAAAAATATTTTATAA
- a CDS encoding zinc ribbon-containing protein: MYAAGEKPGVGTYMCVMCYLELIIETDNEELPACPDCGSGLYKKVD, encoded by the coding sequence ATGTACGCAGCAGGTGAAAAACCAGGTGTAGGAACTTATATGTGTGTCATGTGTTACTTAGAATTAATAATAGAGACAGACAATGAGGAGTTACCAGCATGCCCAGATTGTGGTTCAGGTCTCTATAAAAAGGTGGATTAG